CTATGGCGATCCGCTCCTGCTGGATTCTCATGGGGGCATCAGTTGGGGTAGTGACGGGTTCGTGCTTCGTCAGCAGTGCATCAAGCGTTCGCTTGGCGCCCTCCGCCATAGCCATCGTCGGTCGCTCGAGGACGAACTGGAAAGCAAGCGTCGTCTGGGGCGCGTTCTCGGCCAGCGCAACGGCCCGCTCGACGCGCCGCGCCCCCTCAGGCTCAGGGATGGGATCACCGAAGTGGAGCCGCGCCAGGATGTAGTCGTCAAAGGCTGCCTCGGCATTCTTGACAGCTTCCGCCCGGGTTTCTCCGTCGGCGGCTAGGCCCGGCAGGTCGACGTAGCGACAGACGAAGTAGGTCCCTTCTCGCTCATCGGTCACCTTCTCGACCCGGCGCTTATAGGGCATCATCCGGTACTTCTTTAGCGTCTCGGTCTCACTCATTAGCCCCTCCTTCCCCCTGCAGACCTTCGATCAGCCTTACGGCGTCCCGCACAACATAGCTCCGCACTCTCCCGTGGCGGGGGACCACGTGGTACACGCCTGGGTTGTGCTTGTGCCTGCAAACGATGTGCTCTTTCCCCTGCCAGCACTCGAACCCAAAGCTCTCCAAGAGACAGAGGGCAAGCTCGGCTGGAGCACGAGGCCTGAGCGAATTGAAACGGGAGCATGGACCTGACCGGGATCGAACCGGTGACCTCCTGGTTGCAAACCAGGCGCTCTCCCAGACTGAGCTACAGGCCCGCAAACGATACGGAGGGCGAACACCTCCGCCCTCCGCGTCACCTGTAAAATTTACCGTCGGAAGAACCCTGGGTCAACCGCCGCCTGGCTCCGCTGGCTCCGCGGGCTCCGCGGCTCCGTGGCTCCGCGGTTCTGTTCGGCTGTTTCGACCTTGCTCCGCCGGCTCACGGGGGCTCGACTGCGCGCCGGAGCCCGCCGCGGCTCCCTCCTGCCTCGAGCGGTCGGCCCGCCCGCCCGCGGGAGCCGCAGTGCCTCAGGCGGCCAGCCGCTCGGGCGAGCCGCTCGGGCGCAGGCGCGGGCAGCGGCAGGTGGGTGCGCCGCCGCGTCAGCTCGACCTCGACCAGGCTGAGCACCTCCTCGTCCGTCAGCCAGCCGTTGTCCCACAACACCGTAAACGCGTTGCGGGCGCGGCCCAGTCGGTCCCGGCGGGCCGAGCCCGGGGCGCCGCGCTTGTAGGACATCACGCAGCCCGCCCAGCTTCCCCTCACCACCCCGCCCCGGACCAGGTCCTCCTTGAGCTGGACCAGCCCGTCATGGCTGAAATCGGCCAGTTCCGCCCGCAACTCAGCGATCGCCTCTTCCCGGTGCCGCTCCGAGTACCGCTCGATCATATTCATCATGGCCTGCTCCTTTCTGCTCCACCGACGCAGCCGTGCGAAACGGAGGATGCTGCAGGAGCTGTGCCGCGAGCTACAAGCGCATCATTTCTGGAAGAGCCAGGGCCCGAAAGGCGGTAGGTCGAGCTAAGTGGTCGAGTTCGTAAGTACGGCCACGCACCGAATGCCGCCGTATTTGCGGATTCGACCACTAAGCCGCGGCGCTCAGGCGCTGCGCTTGGGCACTGTTCCGCCCAGCTCGGTCTGCCGGTGGCGTGCGGCGCTGAGCAGGATGTTCGCGGTCAGCTCGGGGTCATCGACGAGGAAGTAGCGGGCGTCCAGGCCGTTCTCGACCTGCAGCCGCAGTCCGTCGCGGTACACGCCCAGCTTGCGCAGCCGGACGTGAGGCAGGTCCAGGCGCCGCTTGGCGCCGCGGAAGATCACGCGGCGGCTGGTGATGACCAGCATGCCCAGGTCCGAGGGGAGCAAGCTGGGATCGGCGCCCAGCGCGCCGCGTGGCTGCTCGGTGTCGAGCACGTCGTCCTTGTCCACGCGGATCGCCAGGCTGGCCGGCGGCTCGGGCGGCGTTGTGGGCAGCGAGAGCAGCTCGCAAAGTGCGGCCTGCACGACCCAGTGGCACGTCTCGCCGCTGGCCAGGGCCAGCGGCGCTTTGAGCACCGGGAGCTGCCCGCGGTCTGCGCGCGCCAGCAGCCGCAGCCGTTGCACCTGCAACTGGTCCGCCTCGAGCTCCGCGTCCGAGAGCCGGAGCTGCTGCTGCAGCCGCCTGAGCCTGAGGTCATCCTCCTCCGTGATGCGGGAGTCCGCCGCCGCATCCCGCAGCGCCCGCCGGTAGATGGCCAGCGCCACCATCCGCACCTCGCGGTCGCTCAGCTCCTTCTCAGCGCGCAGCGCTTCCAGCGCCTGGATCTCCTCGGGGTGCAGGATGCCGTCGGCCAGCGCCTGCTCGAGGTGCTCCTGGTACGCTTGCCGCGCGCGCCGGCGCTCCTGGCGCGTATACACCGCCGCGCCTGCCGCCAGCCCGGCGCCGAGCGCCACGGCGGCTGTGATCAGGATCGGGATCATGCCCCGATCCTACCCCCGCCACCGCCCCTCAGGCAAGGGGTAAGGGGGCAAGGGGGCAAGCCCGCCATCTGCTGGCCCGGCGCCGCCGCGTCTGCTAATTTTCCGTCAATCATGCGGTTGCTCTTGCTCCCCCCTGGCACGAGGAGAATCACCATGCGCACTCTGCTCCCGGCGCTCGCCGCCATCCTCACGCTGGCCGTGCCGCTCCCGGCGCAGAACCCGGCCGCGGAGAAGAAGGATCCCGATCCCGATGTTCGGGCCACTGGCGGCGGCACTCTGCCCGCCGGCTGGCAGCTCCGCCTGGACAAGGCCGCAGCGCGGGCGGAAGACGTGAAGTTCGTCACCATGGGCTCGGGGCTGCATGCGACCACGGGGCCCGCCGCCATCTTCTACAACCCCGCCTACAAGGCGGAGGGCCAGTTCCGCGCCCGCGCCACCTTTACACTCACGCGACCCAGCCGGCACCCGGAGGCCTACGGGCTGTTCATCGGCGGCAAGGAGCTGGACTCCGACCAGCAGGACTACCTCTACTTCCTGGTACGGCAGGACGGGAAATACCTGGTCAAGCACCGCGCCGGCCCCGACACGCACGAGCTCATCGCCTGGACCGCCCACACGGCCATCAAGCAGCCGGACGAGTCGGGGAAGGCGACCAACGCGCTGGCCATCGATGTCGGTGCCAGGGCGGTGCGCTTCCTGGTCAATGGCGCCGAGGTGGGCAGCCTGGAACGCGTGCCCTACCTGAACGTGAACGGGCTGGTGGGGCTGCGCGTGAATCATAACCTGGACGTCCACATCGCCAACTTCGGCGTCGCTGCGCCTGCCAGGGCGCGCGCCGACGCGCAGCGCTGAGGCAGTGCGGGCCCCCCAGCGGCTGGCCGAGCTGCCCACCCCCGCCGCGCTCGTGGACCTCGAGCGCGCGGCTGCCAACCTCGACCGGATGGCTGGCTACGCGCGGCAGCACGGCCTCGCACTGCGCCCGCACGTGAAGACGCACAAGACGGCGGAGCTCGCACTCGAGCAGCTCCGCCGCGGCGCCGCCGGCCTGACCGTGGCTACGCTGCGGGAAGCAGAGGTCATGGCCCGCGTGGCCGATGATCTGCTCCTCGCCTATCCGCCCGTCGGCCGGCCGCGCCTGGAACGGCTGCTGGCCCTACCGGCGCACCTGCGGC
This genomic stretch from Gemmatimonadota bacterium harbors:
- a CDS encoding type II toxin-antitoxin system HicB family antitoxin codes for the protein MSETETLKKYRMMPYKRRVEKVTDEREGTYFVCRYVDLPGLAADGETRAEAVKNAEAAFDDYILARLHFGDPIPEPEGARRVERAVALAENAPQTTLAFQFVLERPTMAMAEGAKRTLDALLTKHEPVTTPTDAPMRIQQERIAIVQ